The Bacillaceae bacterium IKA-2 DNA window AAAACCACCAAAGTAAGCCAGTAGTGCCAGTGGAATATGTCTTAAATCTAACATCGATATTCCATTCACTTCGATGCTATAATGCATTAAAATAATTCCTAAAAAACCGCCAGCAAGTCCCTCAATTAGTTTAACTTTTAGGGGAGAATTGGGACTCAAACGATATTTTTGAAAAAGTTGGTGCCAAATAAAAGTGAATGACGTCAGAATTGAAACATTCACAATAAAGTCACTAATCATCAGATTTTATTCTCCCCTCTTTTAGGAACATTCAGGAAATAAATCCATTTCCAACTTGCTTATTTTATCATACTTTTCAGACTCTTAACTATTGATTTCAATATCATTAAATAAATTTACCAACACTCAAGAAGGTTTTATGAAATAAATCCCGCTCAATTAGTAAAACAATTAAAAAATAGGCTGATCCATAAAACGAATCAACCTATACCTGAAGTTATATTTTCCTCAATACGTTCAACAACAAGGTGGCGATCGTACATGTAGGTTGTTACAAAACTAATTATAAACATCAACATTATACCGTAAAATAATGCCTGCATTCCAAACGAATCAACAGCAACACCTCCAAGAAATGGGCCTAGCATTCTCCCACCTTGAGCAACACTATTAACAATTCCTTGGTAAAAACCCTCTTTCCCTTTTGGCGCCAACTGATGAGCAATTGTTGGCACGACTGGCCAAACAAACATCTCTCCAATCGTTAAAATAATCATAGCCACCAAAAACATAAGAAAAACTTCTGCTTGGGCCAAAATAAAAAATGAAACCATAAAAATTCCGAGACCAAAGTAAATCTGTCCTTTAAAAGTGTGGAACCATTTTTTTATCAATAGTGCGATTATAGGCTGTCCAAGAACGATCAAAGCACCATTTACTGTCCAAATAAAGCTATACTGCCTCAAGCTAATCCCTAGTGACTGAGTGTGCACTGCTATCGTTGTTGGCCACTGTGAATAGGCAACCCAACAAATAATAAACCCGACACAAAGAATTAATAACGCCTTAAACCTAGACTTATTTTCAATTGTCACCCTTTGATCAAAAACGCTCGTCGCTTGCACTTTATCAGCTCCCGCGCCCTCCAACCCTTTATATCCGAAAAAAGCAACTATAAAGAAAATCACATACATAAAGCCATTTGCAAAAAATACATAATCAAATCGAATTGAAGCAACAAGTCCACCAAGTGATGCCCCAATTGCTATTCCAAGATTTTGAGCTACATAAATCGCATTAAACGCCTTTCTGCCACCTTCAGGCCAAACAAAACCAGCCATTGCATACATAGCTGGAAACGTGATCCCAGAACCAAAACCTAATCCAACTAATAAAACAACATAATAAATCCAACTATGAAAAAATGCTAACGTAAATGCGCTTGCCATCGTAATTGAAATTCCCAATATGATGGTTTTATAGCCGCCAATTCGATCAAAAAGTCTGCCCCCAAATAAATTACCAAGTACTCCTGCTCCTGCATTAACCATCAATACAAGACCAGCCACACTCAATGATTTCCCCAGTTCTTGATGAATATAAATTGTATTAAGTGGCCACAAAAAAGAAGCGCCAGTTACGTTGATCACCATACCGATGACAAGCAACCATAACGCCTTTGGCATAGACCTCTACCTCTCTCTTATTTCGTCTCTCTAAAGAAATTGTATGCGATATCCTTTAAATTAGCAATCGAATTTTAATAGAATACTTACGACCATATCACTCGTTTACACCTCACCTTTGTGAAAAATTCACATGGTGTCTGACACCCAATGCATAAAAAACATTCAAGTCGTTCAATTTCGCTTAACTACTATCCGCGTCCGGCAGGCAAGAGCAGCATTTAATTGTGCATAAGTTCACATGGTGTCTGACACCGAGTAAAAGAATTATTTTGTCTGACACCCGCTCGTCACTATGGTAAAATCATTCTATGTTTTAATTCAGAAAATGCTAGGAATGAGGTACTATAATGATTGATTTACGTAGTGATACAATTACAAAACCTACAAATAAAATGCGCGAGGCGATGTTTAATGCTGAAGTTGGTGACGACGTTTATGGAGAGGATCCAACTATTAATAAACTAGAAAACCTTGCCGCCCAAATGTTAGGTAAAGAAGCGGCATTATTTGTGACAAGTGGGACTCAAGGCAATCAAATTGCGGTACTAACCCACTGTCGCCTAGGAGACGAAATAATTTTAGATGAAGATTCCCATATCGTTTTTTATGAGGCTGGTGCTATTGCAGCTTTTGCTGGAGTTCAGCCGCGGACAATTAAATCTCACCAAGGTCTAATCGACCCAGAGAAACTCGAGAGTGCAATCCGCACAAATGATATTCATTTTCCTGATACTAGTCTTATCTGTTTAGAAAACACCCATAACCGGGCAGGGGGGGTTGCAATTTCCGCTAGTCATATGTCCAAACTTTTCGAGGTTGCCAACCAAAAAAATATTCCTGTTCATCTAGATGGAGCTCGTTTGATGAATGCCGCAGTTGCTTTTGGAGAGCCTCTCACAATGTTCACGCAGTACACAACAACTGTCCAAATTTGCCTGTCAAAAGGCTTAGGTGCTCCTGTCGGCTCGATTTTGGCTGGTCCAAAGCCATTTATTGAAAAAGCACGAAAATGGCGAAAACGTTTAGGTGGTGGTCTAAGGCAGGCCGGCATTCTAGGTGCTGCCGGTATCATCGCCTTAACAGAAATGGTCGATCGTTTGGCAATCGATCATGATAATGCTAAAATACTTGCAGATGGTTTGAGCAAGCATTCATCTTTAACAGTCATAAACAACGTCGATACGAACATTGTTTTAATTGATATAAGCAAGACCGGAAAAGACTCTTCACAATTTATTGAAGATCTGAAAAATTCAGGTGTTCTTGCTGTCCCATTTGGCCCATCAACTGTTAGATTTACAACCCATTACGATGTAAGTCGAGAAAAGATTGAACAATCAATAGATTTAATTATGAATTTATGAAGTTTCAAGTAATCAATAGCGAAACTTTTATCTATAAAGTCGTTATTTAAATTCAATTCTACATCTAAGAAAGGATCCTGATTATGACATTAAACGATCAACTAATACCGATCATGTTCGGCGACAAACGCTATCATTCATGGAACTTTCATCTACGCCAAGAGTTTGGTGAAAAAATATTTAAAATCCCTTTAGATGCTGGTTTTGATTGCCCAAACCGAGATGGCACTGTCGCTAGTGGCGGCTGTACTTTTTGTAGTGAACGTGGTTCAGGCGATTTTGCCGGTGACCGTAAAGATGATCTTATTACTCAGTTCAATACAATTAAAGCAAAAATGCATGAAAAATGGCCCAACGGCAAATACATTGGTTATTTTCAAGCTTATACAAACACATACGCACCCGTGGAGGAACTTCGCGAAATGTTTGAAGTGATTTTAGAACAAGAGGGGGTCATCGGTCTCTCGATTGCGACCCGACCAGATTGTTTACCAGATGATGTCGTCGAATATTTAGGTGAGCTCAATAAAAAAACGTACCTCTGGGTTGAATTAGGTTTACAGACCGTGCATGAGCGAACTGCTAACTTAATCAACCGTGCCCATGATTATCAAACATATGTTGATGGTGTTAAAAAATTACGCAAGCATAACATTCAAATCTGTGCCCACATTATTAACGGATTACCTCTTGAAACACCTGAGATGATGATGGAAACGGCAAAAGAAGTAGCAAAGTTAGACGTTCAGGGTATTAAAATTCATCTTCTTCACCTTTTACGCAAAACAGCAATGGTCAAGCAGTATGAAAAAGGCATGCTAGAGTTTATGAGTTCAGAAGAGTATATTAAGCTTGTTTGCGACCAACTGGAGATCATTCCGCCTGAAATGGTTATTCATCGCTTAACGGGTGACGGCCCCCCTGATTTACTGATTGGACCAATGTGGAGCTTAAATAAATGGGAAGTCCTAAACGGGATAGATGCTGAACTAAAGCGGCGCAACAGTCACCAAGGCAAATACTATTCTAGGGGGTAATCAATATCAAAGTGTTAGGAATTCTCCCTTTTGCCCGTAAGCTTTTAAAAGATGCAGTTTCTAATGGAGATACTGTCATCGACGCAACCGCCGGAAACGGTCATGACACATTATTTTTGGCTCAACTTGTTGGCGCGTCTGGTCGTGTCTATAGTTTTGATATCCAAGAAACTGCGATCGCTAATACAAAGGCTCGTTTATGTGAACACAACTGTCTTACTCAAGCCACTCTTTTCCAAATCGGTCATGAAAATGTAAAATCGCTCCTATCAGCCGCGGATCATGGCAATATTTCCGGCTGTATTTTTAATCTCGGCTACTTACCCGGTGGAGATAAGGAGATTGTTACAAAAGCTGAAACGACCTTAAATGCGATTTCTGATATATTGCCTCTCTTAAAAAAAGAGGCAATTATCGTTCTTGTCATCTATCAAGGCCATGATGAGGGAAAAAAAGAAAAAGACCATTTGCTTAAGTTTGTCACTACAATCGACCAAACAAAAGCACACGTCCTAACCTATCATTTTATTAATCAAAAAAACAATCCTCCATTTATTATCGCGATTGAGAAAAGATAAATATTTTTGTAATTTTTTGAAAATATATTATTATTTTCTACTAAAATTGTATTGACAGATCTCCACACTTTATATAAAACTTAAATCAGAGGATATCAAAGGGGGATTTTTTATGAATTTATTAGATGAAACTATTTTACATAACGAAGCTTTTGTCGTCGAGAAAAAGTATGAACCATTTATAACAAGTAAATTCCCAGATAAAAAATTAGTGATTCTTTCATGTATGGATACAAGACTTACCCACATGCTGCCACAAGCTTTAAATTTAAAAAACGGAGATGCAAAAATTATTAAAAATGCTGGTGCCGTTATCTCTCATCCATTTGGGAGTATTATGCGTAGTATCATCGTAGCAGTTTACGCGTTAGGTGCTGAAGAAGTTTGGATCATTGGTCACCACGGTTGTGGCATGGCAGGACTTGAGGCGAAATCTGTATTAGATAAATCTGAGGCAAGAGGAATTAATCCAGAAGTGATTAAAAACCTTCATTTCTCAGGTATTAACATTAATTCATGGCTAAAGGGATTTGCAAATGTAGAAGATAGTGTTCAACACAGTGTCGAAATGGTTAGGCACCACCCCTTATTCCCAGCAGATATTCCTGTTCACGGCCTTGTTATTGACCCCGGAACTGGGAAGTTAGATGTTATAACTAATGGCTATGAAAATGGAAAAATCTAAACATTAAAAAGGGTTACCCTAAGTTTACTTTTGGGTAACCCTTTTTCTCACATGTGAAACAAACTTTGCCTTTCTCCTCAGCCGCTTAAACTGCAGTCCATGAAGCACCAATTATTACTAGTAAAATAAATAACACAATAATTAACGCAAAGCCACGTCCCGCCGCGCGGGGAGCCGGAGCAGCTCCGTGACCGTAACCTGAACTATAAGCTTGAGCATATGCTTCACCGTTTGCTTTAGCATAAGCCTCAGCCATACCATTTGCTTGAGCTTGAGCGTAAGCTGCCGCACCATGATCTACTGAACCAAAATTTCCAAACATCATAACACCACCTTTCGCATTACGTATTACTAACCTATGCTTGAAGTGATATTTATGAGTTAGGTTAAACGCGGAGATCCTAGATCATTTTTTATTGTTGAATTCTAGAATAAATATGCCAAACGCTATCCGAATATCCCCTTGTTAACCAGCAATTCTATGTCAATTGATAATGTTTTTCCCATAAAATATTTCATCCATTTCCAATTTTAACCTGCTCTCGATCTCCCGCTCCTCCTCAGTAGTTAATTGTTCTTTTTTATATCTAAAAAGATAGTTGTTCAATTCAAAACCTTTTAGCTTACATTTTGTATGAAAGATGTTTTCTTGATAGACATTGACATCAATCATCTCATATAATTTTTTTACATCCTCTGGAATGTAATTTTGAATTGAATTGATTTCATGGTCAATAAACAGCTTATTACCACTAATATCTCTAGTAAAACCTCGGACGCGGTAATCGATCGTCATTACATCAGTTTCAAACGAGTAAATTAAATAATTTAATGCTTTTAGAGGAGATATTTCACCGCATGTGGCTACATCAATATCGGCTCTAAACGAACTAATACCTTCAATCGGATGATATTCTGGATACGTATGGACAGTTATATGACTTTTATCTAACTGCATCGTAACAGCATTAGGAAGTGGTCCTGGTGTTTCTTCATAAGATTCAGATGGCACTTCGACAATTGGCCCCTCTGAAACTAACATCGTTACACTTGCGCCTTGCGGGACATAATCTTGTTTTGCTACACTTAAGACATGAGCGCCAATAATTTCAGCTACATGATTTAATTTTTTTGATAACCTTTCCGCACTATACTCTTCATCAATGTATTCTATGTACGCTTGTCGTTCTTGTTTCGTCCTCGTAAAACAAATATCATACATATTAAAACTTAATGATTTTGTCAAATTATTAAATTCATGCAATATTATTCGTTGCTCTGGAATAATCATCATTCAATTCCCCTTTTAATGAGTTCAAGAAGAAAGATAATCAGAACTTATAAGAAATTCGATCACAATACTTATCCCATCTTTATGAACATCATTATACTAATTAAATATTACTATCATGCCCATTCACACTAAAAAAACGCATGCAAACCATTTAAAGGTTCGCATGCGTAAATTTTGCAACAAATTATTCATTCATAAAAGTTTAGTCATTTCTTTCCCCGCCGCTATCCCTGAAATCGCTGCTGTTTCAAGGCGAGCTCTTTTAGACGGATCATTTGGAGCTAAAAAAGCATCTCCTGCAAAAATGAGTGGAAAAGAAAGCTCAGCATTTAAAAACGGCTGGTTAACCACTCTGACAGCTTCCGAATATCGCCATTTCTTCAATTGAATAGAGACAACTTTAGCTTCATTCAAATACTTATCGGAAATCAGTTCTAAAACATTGGCAAGTACTTGCTCATCTTCTCTAGCAAAATTTTCTTTTGACCACTCACCAGTCATATAAATACTTAAAATTGCCGTAGAAGATATTCCCTTTTTTTGATGGTCAACGATTCTATCAATTCCGTTTGGTAACTTACTATCAGCATAACCAAGGGAATCTAAGTTACTGGGTTGATCAAGCTCAACAATAGCTACTAAACAGGGGGAAAATTCAATCGCTTCAGTTACCTCTTTAATCGATGTTTTAAGCTCAATGTTTCCTGTTTTCAGTAGTTCAATTATTTGTGGCATTGGCGCAGTCATAATCAGTGCTTTTGCTTGAAGCTCTTCTTTGTCTGTTTTTAGATGGAATCCTTGTGCTCCTTCATGAACAGATATTACTTTTGTGTTTAACTTTGTGTTTAAACCTTCCGCTAACATACTGGCTAAACCATTCATTCCTGATACACAGTAATACCTTGGATGAGTTCCACCAAACCATTTTTTTGTCCAACCATTTTCATGCCAATTTAGAGCTTGTTTGTTAAATAG harbors:
- a CDS encoding MFS transporter produces the protein MPKALWLLVIGMVINVTGASFLWPLNTIYIHQELGKSLSVAGLVLMVNAGAGVLGNLFGGRLFDRIGGYKTIILGISITMASAFTLAFFHSWIYYVVLLVGLGFGSGITFPAMYAMAGFVWPEGGRKAFNAIYVAQNLGIAIGASLGGLVASIRFDYVFFANGFMYVIFFIVAFFGYKGLEGAGADKVQATSVFDQRVTIENKSRFKALLILCVGFIICWVAYSQWPTTIAVHTQSLGISLRQYSFIWTVNGALIVLGQPIIALLIKKWFHTFKGQIYFGLGIFMVSFFILAQAEVFLMFLVAMIILTIGEMFVWPVVPTIAHQLAPKGKEGFYQGIVNSVAQGGRMLGPFLGGVAVDSFGMQALFYGIMLMFIISFVTTYMYDRHLVVERIEENITSGIG
- the ltaE gene encoding low-specificity L-threonine aldolase produces the protein MIDLRSDTITKPTNKMREAMFNAEVGDDVYGEDPTINKLENLAAQMLGKEAALFVTSGTQGNQIAVLTHCRLGDEIILDEDSHIVFYEAGAIAAFAGVQPRTIKSHQGLIDPEKLESAIRTNDIHFPDTSLICLENTHNRAGGVAISASHMSKLFEVANQKNIPVHLDGARLMNAAVAFGEPLTMFTQYTTTVQICLSKGLGAPVGSILAGPKPFIEKARKWRKRLGGGLRQAGILGAAGIIALTEMVDRLAIDHDNAKILADGLSKHSSLTVINNVDTNIVLIDISKTGKDSSQFIEDLKNSGVLAVPFGPSTVRFTTHYDVSREKIEQSIDLIMNL
- a CDS encoding TIGR01212 family radical SAM protein (This family includes YhcC from E. coli K-12, an uncharacterized radical SAM protein.): MTLNDQLIPIMFGDKRYHSWNFHLRQEFGEKIFKIPLDAGFDCPNRDGTVASGGCTFCSERGSGDFAGDRKDDLITQFNTIKAKMHEKWPNGKYIGYFQAYTNTYAPVEELREMFEVILEQEGVIGLSIATRPDCLPDDVVEYLGELNKKTYLWVELGLQTVHERTANLINRAHDYQTYVDGVKKLRKHNIQICAHIINGLPLETPEMMMETAKEVAKLDVQGIKIHLLHLLRKTAMVKQYEKGMLEFMSSEEYIKLVCDQLEIIPPEMVIHRLTGDGPPDLLIGPMWSLNKWEVLNGIDAELKRRNSHQGKYYSRG
- a CDS encoding class I SAM-dependent methyltransferase codes for the protein MKVLGILPFARKLLKDAVSNGDTVIDATAGNGHDTLFLAQLVGASGRVYSFDIQETAIANTKARLCEHNCLTQATLFQIGHENVKSLLSAADHGNISGCIFNLGYLPGGDKEIVTKAETTLNAISDILPLLKKEAIIVLVIYQGHDEGKKEKDHLLKFVTTIDQTKAHVLTYHFINQKNNPPFIIAIEKR
- a CDS encoding carbonic anhydrase, whose amino-acid sequence is MNLLDETILHNEAFVVEKKYEPFITSKFPDKKLVILSCMDTRLTHMLPQALNLKNGDAKIIKNAGAVISHPFGSIMRSIIVAVYALGAEEVWIIGHHGCGMAGLEAKSVLDKSEARGINPEVIKNLHFSGININSWLKGFANVEDSVQHSVEMVRHHPLFPADIPVHGLVIDPGTGKLDVITNGYENGKI
- a CDS encoding YjcZ family sporulation protein, with amino-acid sequence MMFGNFGSVDHGAAAYAQAQANGMAEAYAKANGEAYAQAYSSGYGHGAAPAPRAAGRGFALIIVLFILLVIIGASWTAV
- the speD gene encoding adenosylmethionine decarboxylase, with translation MMIIPEQRIILHEFNNLTKSLSFNMYDICFTRTKQERQAYIEYIDEEYSAERLSKKLNHVAEIIGAHVLSVAKQDYVPQGASVTMLVSEGPIVEVPSESYEETPGPLPNAVTMQLDKSHITVHTYPEYHPIEGISSFRADIDVATCGEISPLKALNYLIYSFETDVMTIDYRVRGFTRDISGNKLFIDHEINSIQNYIPEDVKKLYEMIDVNVYQENIFHTKCKLKGFELNNYLFRYKKEQLTTEEEREIESRLKLEMDEIFYGKNIIN
- a CDS encoding FAD-dependent oxidoreductase; its protein translation is MMNKVDVIIVGGGLAGIMAANTLKEAGVNDVLIVEKGKSVGGRLATRRVGGGKADHGTQFFTAFTDLFNKQALNWHENGWTKKWFGGTHPRYYCVSGMNGLASMLAEGLNTKLNTKVISVHEGAQGFHLKTDKEELQAKALIMTAPMPQIIELLKTGNIELKTSIKEVTEAIEFSPCLVAIVELDQPSNLDSLGYADSKLPNGIDRIVDHQKKGISSTAILSIYMTGEWSKENFAREDEQVLANVLELISDKYLNEAKVVSIQLKKWRYSEAVRVVNQPFLNAELSFPLIFAGDAFLAPNDPSKRARLETAAISGIAAGKEMTKLL